The following are encoded in a window of Arthrobacter sp. OAP107 genomic DNA:
- a CDS encoding NAD(P)H-quinone oxidoreductase, which produces MKAVFISEPGGPEVLEIREVPAPEPGQGEVLIDVVAAGLNRADVQQRRGYYPPPPGASEIPGLEVSGRIAGFGPGVTKPFSIGDKVVALLSGGGYAQQVAVPSEQVLRIPDGVDLVTAAALPEVAATVYSNLVMTAQLQPGETVLIHGATGGIGTMAIQLAKALGATVAATAGTDEKVSTAKAFLGADIAINYAEKDFAESLRAQNGGKGADVILDVVGAKYLQKNVDALADYGRLVVIGLQGGAKGELDLGQLLSKRAAVVATALRPRPAAEKGVIMTAVRDSVWPLVADGRIHPLVAKTFPLDQVRAAHKYFDSGEHVGKVLLVM; this is translated from the coding sequence ATGAAAGCCGTCTTTATCTCGGAGCCCGGCGGGCCGGAAGTGCTGGAAATCCGTGAGGTGCCGGCTCCCGAGCCGGGCCAGGGTGAGGTCCTCATCGATGTGGTGGCTGCGGGCCTGAACCGCGCCGACGTCCAGCAGCGGAGGGGCTACTACCCGCCCCCGCCGGGTGCCTCGGAGATTCCAGGGCTGGAGGTCTCTGGCCGGATTGCGGGCTTCGGACCCGGTGTCACCAAGCCGTTTTCCATCGGGGACAAGGTGGTGGCGCTGCTGTCCGGCGGCGGCTATGCGCAACAAGTCGCGGTGCCCTCGGAGCAGGTGCTGAGGATTCCCGACGGCGTCGACCTGGTTACCGCTGCGGCCCTGCCTGAGGTGGCGGCCACCGTCTACTCAAACCTGGTCATGACCGCGCAGCTGCAGCCGGGGGAGACGGTCCTGATCCACGGCGCCACGGGAGGCATCGGCACCATGGCCATCCAGTTGGCCAAGGCCCTGGGTGCCACCGTGGCCGCAACCGCGGGGACCGACGAAAAAGTCAGCACCGCCAAGGCGTTCCTGGGCGCCGACATTGCCATCAATTATGCGGAGAAGGACTTCGCCGAGAGCCTCCGCGCCCAAAACGGGGGGAAGGGTGCCGACGTGATCCTGGACGTCGTGGGTGCCAAGTACCTGCAGAAGAACGTCGACGCCTTGGCGGACTACGGCCGGCTCGTCGTCATCGGGCTGCAGGGAGGCGCCAAGGGGGAACTGGACCTCGGCCAGCTGCTGAGCAAGCGTGCGGCCGTCGTGGCCACGGCGCTCCGGCCCCGCCCGGCTGCGGAGAAGGGGGTCATCATGACAGCGGTGCGGGACTCTGTGTGGCCCCTCGTCGCTGACGGGCGGATCCACCCGCTGGTGGCCAAAACCTTCCCGCTGGACCAGGTCCGGGCTGCCCACAAGTACTTCGACTCCGGCGAGCATGTGGGCAAGGTCCTGCTGGTGATGTGA
- a CDS encoding MFS transporter, translating into MNKLSANEAWSPRLALLVAATFFMEFLDGTVLTTAIPSIAGDFGVPSASVNITMTAYLMTVAMGIPLSGWLAERLGARRIFCLAIGVFTVASLLCAASQDLTVLTVSRVLQGLGGAMMVPVGTLVVLRGTPKSDLLRATAYLVWPGLLAPVLAPLVGGALTTYLSWHWIFLINLPLGIAAFLAALRLVPAVPGDWNRRLDWLGLTLTTAGVGALVAGLELASGKPGGVWTWPSILAGVLALAAAVLWMRRAAHPLFDLTVFGTRTFRATNSGGFIYRLTISAVPFLLPLMFQNGFGWSPLHAGIMVAAVFIGNIGIKPATTPLIRRFGFKPVLVFASLASAATFALCALLTPETPEPLVFALLVCSGAFRSIGFSAYASVQYADIVPAQLTSANAVSATLVQLATGAGIAVGALLLRLFESDSRLSSGFGGILSGGPEGSGVAAYRGAFLSIAVLMLLSTVDSLMLHRHAGAEVSRPGPAPAEAPRPHRPA; encoded by the coding sequence ATGAACAAGCTTTCTGCCAACGAGGCCTGGAGCCCCAGGCTGGCCCTGCTTGTGGCGGCCACATTCTTCATGGAGTTCCTCGACGGGACGGTCCTGACGACAGCCATCCCGAGCATCGCCGGGGACTTTGGCGTGCCGTCGGCCAGCGTGAACATCACCATGACCGCCTACCTGATGACGGTGGCCATGGGGATCCCGCTGAGCGGCTGGCTGGCGGAGCGGCTCGGGGCCCGGCGGATTTTCTGCCTCGCCATCGGTGTCTTCACCGTGGCGTCGCTGCTGTGCGCCGCCAGCCAGGACCTCACGGTCCTGACCGTCAGCCGCGTCCTGCAGGGCCTTGGCGGGGCGATGATGGTGCCGGTGGGTACTCTGGTGGTGCTTCGCGGGACGCCAAAGTCTGATCTTCTGCGCGCCACGGCTTATCTCGTCTGGCCGGGGCTGCTGGCTCCGGTCCTGGCGCCACTCGTGGGCGGTGCGCTGACCACCTACCTGTCCTGGCACTGGATCTTCCTGATTAACCTGCCGCTCGGCATTGCGGCATTCCTGGCCGCCCTGCGCCTGGTTCCGGCGGTTCCCGGCGACTGGAACCGGCGGCTGGACTGGCTGGGACTCACCCTCACGACGGCGGGCGTGGGCGCACTGGTGGCGGGCCTGGAATTGGCCAGCGGGAAGCCCGGCGGTGTGTGGACCTGGCCGAGCATTCTGGCGGGGGTTCTCGCGCTGGCAGCGGCGGTCCTGTGGATGCGCCGCGCGGCCCACCCCTTGTTTGACCTGACGGTGTTTGGCACCCGCACCTTCCGGGCCACCAACTCTGGGGGCTTCATTTACCGGCTGACCATCAGCGCCGTGCCGTTCCTGTTGCCGCTGATGTTCCAGAACGGCTTCGGCTGGAGCCCCCTGCACGCGGGCATCATGGTGGCCGCCGTGTTCATCGGGAACATCGGCATCAAGCCTGCGACAACCCCGCTCATCAGACGCTTCGGGTTCAAGCCGGTGCTGGTGTTCGCGTCCCTGGCCTCGGCAGCCACCTTCGCCCTCTGCGCGCTGCTGACCCCGGAGACACCCGAGCCGCTGGTGTTCGCGCTGCTGGTGTGCAGCGGGGCCTTCCGATCAATTGGCTTCTCCGCGTACGCATCGGTCCAGTACGCAGATATCGTGCCTGCCCAGCTGACGTCAGCCAACGCCGTCTCCGCGACGCTGGTGCAGCTGGCCACCGGGGCCGGAATCGCCGTTGGCGCCCTCCTGCTTCGCCTCTTCGAGTCGGATTCCCGGCTCTCGTCCGGGTTTGGCGGCATCCTGTCAGGCGGACCGGAGGGCAGCGGCGTGGCCGCCTACCGCGGCGCATTCCTGTCGATAGCGGTGCTGATGCTCCTCAGCACGGTCGATAGCCTGATGCTGCACAGGCATGCGGGGGCCGAGGTCAGCCGGCCTGGGCCAGCGCCAGCGGAAGCACCGCGCCCGCACCGGCCCGCCTAA
- a CDS encoding FAD/NAD(P)-binding protein, which produces MVISQSIRTALIGAGPRGTSVLERLLANWSAARPAGARLHIDVIDPFPAGPGHVWQPGQSRLYLMNTQSFYPTLVPEDTGLAAPVAGTTFDRWRTAQQRSPLPELSDDERAELAVLGSGDFPSRAIYGRYLRSTVEELLAALPDGVTVEMHQATATAARRRPDAKFDIELDGGGTLTVDSVVLALGHLASRLNPEQRELQAAAAQLGLRYLPPAVPADVDWSVIPAQEPVLVRGMGLNFFDVMGQLTEGRGGKFVEAGDRLEYLPSGQEPVIFAASRRGTPYRSKATLAGYYPASVTLRYFTAKALQRFTAAGIVPAFDHDLWPLLHRDALWAYYTTLVRSQPDAVQDHATFLKELDEALHPHAHSTGRWEEDFNAVVGRHVQQGSRLDLRGLAAPLSGRTFASRAELDAAVVDYLDDDARRSALGEDDPVKMAIGALHHGRAVLKSVVADGGITDESWVAGLRGWFESLVEGLASGPPALRAEQLAALARAGIVSFVGPDPKFAVARGKRTFTAASPWVRGGAAEAQALVEALAPANRVVLNESPLLEQLLADGLVRPRTMMTVEGTPVQSSGLDVRPHPYRPVAANGEVNDRMYVLGLQLSATQWGTAIAAEAAQQAGPVYPSGQRTLRDADEIARAILGLPQNASSRSAA; this is translated from the coding sequence GTGGTTATTTCGCAGAGCATCCGGACGGCGCTGATTGGTGCCGGACCGAGGGGTACCAGCGTGCTGGAGCGGCTGCTCGCCAACTGGTCCGCCGCCCGCCCTGCCGGAGCCCGCCTGCACATCGACGTCATCGACCCCTTTCCCGCCGGTCCCGGCCACGTCTGGCAGCCCGGCCAGTCCCGGCTATACCTGATGAACACACAGTCGTTCTACCCCACACTGGTTCCCGAGGACACAGGATTGGCCGCGCCCGTTGCCGGAACCACCTTCGACCGCTGGCGGACAGCACAGCAGCGCAGCCCCCTCCCGGAGCTGTCCGACGACGAGCGGGCAGAGCTGGCCGTGCTGGGATCGGGCGACTTCCCCAGCCGCGCCATCTATGGCCGTTACCTGCGGTCCACCGTCGAGGAGCTGCTCGCCGCACTGCCCGATGGTGTCACCGTCGAGATGCACCAGGCGACGGCCACCGCTGCGCGCCGGCGGCCGGACGCAAAGTTCGACATCGAACTGGACGGCGGCGGGACCCTCACCGTCGATTCCGTCGTCCTCGCGCTGGGCCACCTCGCGTCCCGGCTCAACCCGGAACAGCGTGAACTGCAGGCGGCCGCGGCCCAACTGGGCCTGCGCTACCTCCCGCCGGCCGTTCCGGCTGACGTCGACTGGAGCGTCATTCCGGCTCAGGAGCCTGTGCTGGTCCGCGGGATGGGCCTGAACTTCTTCGACGTGATGGGCCAGCTCACGGAGGGCCGGGGCGGGAAGTTCGTGGAGGCAGGGGACCGCCTCGAGTACCTGCCCTCGGGCCAGGAACCGGTCATCTTCGCCGCGTCCCGGCGCGGAACCCCGTACCGGTCCAAGGCCACCCTCGCAGGCTACTACCCGGCGTCGGTCACGCTCCGCTACTTCACCGCGAAGGCACTGCAGAGGTTCACAGCGGCCGGGATTGTGCCGGCCTTCGACCACGACCTCTGGCCGCTCCTGCACCGGGACGCGCTCTGGGCCTACTACACGACCCTCGTGCGCTCGCAGCCGGACGCCGTGCAGGACCATGCCACGTTCCTCAAGGAGCTCGACGAGGCCCTGCACCCGCATGCCCACAGCACCGGCCGGTGGGAAGAGGACTTCAACGCCGTCGTCGGACGCCATGTCCAGCAGGGAAGCCGGCTGGACCTGCGCGGCCTTGCCGCCCCGCTGTCCGGACGGACCTTCGCCTCTCGTGCCGAGCTGGATGCCGCCGTCGTCGATTACCTCGATGACGATGCCCGCCGCTCCGCGCTCGGCGAGGACGACCCCGTCAAAATGGCCATCGGTGCCCTGCACCATGGCCGTGCGGTGCTCAAATCGGTGGTGGCCGACGGCGGCATCACCGATGAGTCCTGGGTTGCCGGCCTGCGGGGCTGGTTTGAGTCGCTGGTGGAGGGCCTGGCCAGCGGGCCTCCGGCGCTGCGCGCCGAGCAGTTGGCGGCACTGGCACGCGCCGGAATTGTCAGCTTCGTGGGCCCTGATCCCAAGTTCGCCGTGGCCCGCGGGAAGCGCACCTTCACCGCCGCCTCGCCGTGGGTACGTGGCGGTGCCGCGGAAGCGCAAGCACTGGTGGAGGCACTGGCGCCGGCCAACCGGGTGGTCCTGAACGAGTCCCCGCTGCTGGAACAGCTCCTCGCCGACGGGCTCGTCCGGCCGCGGACCATGATGACCGTGGAAGGCACGCCGGTGCAGTCCTCGGGGCTCGACGTCCGCCCGCACCCGTACCGCCCGGTAGCGGCGAACGGCGAGGTCAACGACCGGATGTACGTGCTGGGGCTTCAGCTCTCGGCCACGCAGTGGGGAACGGCCATCGCCGCCGAAGCCGCCCAGCAGGCCGGTCCCGTGTACCCCAGCGGGCAGCGGACGCTCCGTGACGCCGACGAGATCGCCCGCGCCATCCTCGGCCTGCCCCAGAACGCGTCCTCACGTTCTGCCGCCTAA
- a CDS encoding ABC transporter ATP-binding protein: MSVQGPQQVLELAKVSRTFGQGATAVAALRDVDLTVNAGEFVAVMGPSGSGKSSLLALAGGLDRPTSGGVFVESTPLAGLGLNALARLRRRAVGYVFQDFNLVPILSAAENVALPLELDGVPARKAHRQALDALRQVGIPELGHRFMDEMSGGQQQRVAIARAIVGSRRLILADEPTGALDSTTGHGVMEVLRSRADAGAAVMLVTHEARHAAWADRVVFIRDGRIVDEAAAMHDPAVLLAPAG; the protein is encoded by the coding sequence GTGAGCGTGCAGGGGCCGCAGCAGGTTCTCGAACTCGCCAAGGTCAGCAGGACGTTCGGGCAGGGGGCGACGGCGGTCGCTGCCCTGCGGGATGTGGACCTCACCGTCAACGCCGGGGAATTCGTCGCGGTGATGGGGCCATCCGGATCCGGAAAATCATCCCTGCTGGCGCTGGCCGGCGGACTGGACCGGCCGACGTCGGGCGGTGTTTTTGTGGAGTCAACGCCCCTGGCGGGGCTGGGACTGAACGCGCTGGCACGGCTCCGCCGCCGTGCCGTGGGCTACGTCTTCCAGGACTTCAACCTGGTACCGATCCTGTCGGCCGCGGAGAATGTGGCCCTGCCGCTCGAGCTCGACGGCGTGCCGGCGCGGAAAGCGCACCGCCAGGCACTCGACGCCCTGCGGCAGGTGGGGATTCCCGAGCTGGGGCACCGGTTCATGGATGAGATGTCCGGCGGGCAGCAGCAGCGTGTGGCCATCGCGCGTGCCATCGTGGGAAGCCGCCGGCTGATCCTCGCCGACGAACCCACCGGCGCCCTGGATTCCACCACGGGTCACGGAGTAATGGAGGTGCTCCGCTCCCGGGCCGACGCCGGCGCCGCCGTCATGCTGGTCACGCACGAGGCCCGCCATGCCGCCTGGGCAGACCGCGTGGTGTTTATCCGCGACGGCCGGATCGTGGACGAGGCAGCGGCCATGCACGATCCCGCAGTTCTCCTGGCACCGGCCGGCTGA
- a CDS encoding prolyl oligopeptidase family serine peptidase, producing the protein MTTTAADSAPASGAVPPETAPAPTDENIWLEDIYGEEQLAWVREQNARTEDLLEDADYVRLEGDILEVLDSTDKIAMVSKHGEWYYNFWKDRQNPKGLWRRTSWESYCSDAPEWDVLLDVDALAAADGVEWVFHGANLLRPEPGQPYRRALLALSPDGGDANRYREFDVETRAFVDPAAGGFDLPTAKGNVSWLDPDTLLVASTAEALPRTASSYARTAVRLHRGQALADAPRIFEIPEEHMMAIVAHESTPGFERTFAVDWIDFFNRRTSVLQDGDWVPVDVPTDVNTGVHREWLLFRPQRDWTVDGTTYAAGSLIAADFRAYLAGQRELTVLFAPDSHTSLQSWSWTRNFLLLNRLKDVSSEIRVLDPADSWRSSLLDACPPLHDVNAFAVDDEDEAEGGAGDDFWLVATGFTTPSTLTRGTLTRGAPNGGTTDGGGSGGTAGAGVVSRHAEVKASPSFFNEADYEVQQHFAVSADGTKVPYFQVAARGLVLDGQNPTQLSGYGGFEVSRTPAYSGTIGRAWLERRTAAVPGDGLPEGHSRGGVYVVANIRGGGEYGPSWHRAALQENRHRAYEDFAAVARDLISRGVTSRERLGCVGGSNGGLLVGNMLTRYPELFGAVSCGVPLLDMRRYTKLSAGHSWIAEYGDPDLPEHWEFIKTFSPYHQLKDGVEYPETFIWTATSDDRVGPVQARKMAARMLAMGIPNVWYHEALEGGHAGASDNRQAAALQGRSQHFLWKALAEGTA; encoded by the coding sequence ATGACCACCACTGCAGCTGATTCTGCCCCCGCGTCCGGCGCCGTTCCTCCCGAGACCGCGCCCGCGCCCACCGACGAGAACATCTGGCTGGAGGACATCTACGGCGAGGAACAGCTGGCCTGGGTACGCGAGCAGAATGCGCGCACGGAGGACCTGCTGGAGGACGCCGACTATGTCCGGCTCGAGGGCGACATCCTCGAGGTGCTGGACTCGACGGACAAGATCGCCATGGTGAGCAAACACGGCGAGTGGTACTATAACTTCTGGAAGGACCGGCAGAACCCCAAGGGGCTGTGGCGCCGGACCAGCTGGGAGAGCTACTGCAGCGACGCCCCGGAATGGGACGTGCTGCTTGACGTGGATGCGCTGGCGGCCGCCGACGGCGTGGAATGGGTCTTCCACGGGGCAAACCTGCTCCGGCCAGAACCCGGGCAGCCGTACCGCCGCGCACTCCTGGCCCTCTCCCCCGACGGCGGCGACGCCAACCGCTACCGCGAGTTCGACGTCGAGACCCGCGCTTTCGTGGATCCCGCCGCCGGCGGCTTTGACCTCCCGACGGCGAAGGGGAACGTCTCGTGGCTGGATCCAGACACGCTGCTGGTCGCCAGCACCGCGGAAGCTCTCCCGCGCACGGCGTCCTCGTACGCCCGTACCGCCGTGCGGCTGCACCGCGGCCAGGCCCTGGCCGACGCGCCCCGCATCTTCGAGATCCCCGAGGAGCACATGATGGCGATCGTGGCCCACGAATCGACGCCCGGCTTTGAGCGGACGTTCGCGGTGGACTGGATCGACTTCTTCAACCGCCGCACGTCCGTGCTGCAGGACGGAGACTGGGTGCCGGTGGACGTGCCCACCGACGTGAACACGGGCGTCCACCGGGAATGGCTGCTGTTCCGGCCGCAGCGCGACTGGACTGTGGACGGCACCACCTACGCGGCGGGTTCGCTGATCGCCGCCGACTTCCGGGCGTATCTGGCCGGCCAGCGCGAGCTGACGGTCCTCTTCGCCCCGGACTCGCACACGTCGCTGCAGTCCTGGAGCTGGACGCGGAACTTCCTGCTGCTGAACCGGCTGAAGGACGTGTCCTCGGAAATCCGGGTGCTGGACCCGGCCGACTCGTGGCGCTCCTCGCTGCTGGACGCCTGCCCGCCGCTGCACGACGTCAACGCCTTCGCGGTGGACGACGAGGATGAGGCCGAAGGCGGGGCCGGGGACGACTTCTGGCTCGTGGCCACCGGCTTCACGACGCCCAGCACTTTGACGCGGGGGACGCTGACCCGCGGGGCACCGAACGGGGGCACCACCGACGGCGGGGGTTCCGGCGGAACTGCCGGGGCGGGCGTGGTGAGCCGCCACGCGGAAGTCAAGGCGTCGCCGTCGTTCTTCAACGAAGCGGACTACGAGGTGCAGCAGCACTTCGCCGTTTCCGCGGACGGCACGAAGGTGCCGTATTTCCAGGTGGCGGCGCGGGGCCTGGTCCTGGACGGGCAGAACCCCACGCAGCTCTCCGGATATGGCGGCTTCGAGGTCTCGCGCACACCGGCGTACAGCGGCACGATCGGCCGGGCGTGGCTGGAGCGTCGCACTGCAGCCGTTCCGGGCGACGGCCTTCCGGAGGGGCACAGCCGGGGCGGCGTGTATGTTGTCGCCAATATCCGCGGCGGCGGGGAATACGGCCCCTCCTGGCACCGGGCCGCGCTGCAGGAGAACCGGCACCGCGCCTACGAGGACTTCGCGGCGGTGGCCAGGGATCTGATCTCGCGGGGCGTCACCAGCAGGGAGCGGCTCGGCTGCGTCGGCGGCTCCAACGGCGGCCTGTTGGTGGGCAACATGCTGACGCGGTATCCCGAGCTGTTCGGTGCCGTGTCCTGCGGGGTGCCGCTGCTGGATATGCGCCGGTACACGAAGCTGTCGGCCGGCCACTCGTGGATTGCCGAGTACGGGGACCCCGATCTGCCCGAGCACTGGGAATTCATCAAGACCTTCTCGCCGTACCACCAGCTGAAGGACGGCGTGGAGTACCCGGAAACCTTCATCTGGACAGCAACGTCCGATGACCGGGTGGGTCCAGTGCAGGCCAGGAAGATGGCCGCGCGCATGCTGGCCATGGGCATCCCCAACGTCTGGTACCACGAAGCCCTCGAAGGCGGGCACGCGGGCGCCTCGGACAACCGGCAGGCGGCCGCGCTCCAGGGCCGCAGCCAGCACTTCCTGTGGAAGGCGCTGGCAGAGGGCACCGCCTGA
- a CDS encoding PadR family transcriptional regulator, with translation MSIRHSLLALLQDQPRYGYQLRVEFEDRTGSTWPLNIGQVYTTLDRLERDGLVSNDGGDGEGHVVYSITEAGRAEVQGWFATPVERSNPPRNELAIKLALAVTLPGVDVAAIIQAQRAASMRALQDYTKSRRDTAANQRAADTAWLLVLDSLIFQTEAEIRWLDLCEARMVQLTQASGPRSQARKNGVTSDEAAPLTAENRR, from the coding sequence ATGTCTATCCGCCACAGCCTCCTCGCCCTCCTGCAGGACCAGCCGCGTTACGGCTACCAGCTCAGGGTCGAATTCGAAGACCGCACCGGTTCCACCTGGCCGCTGAACATCGGGCAGGTCTACACCACGCTCGACCGGCTGGAACGCGACGGCCTGGTCAGCAACGACGGCGGCGACGGCGAGGGCCATGTCGTGTACAGCATCACCGAAGCCGGCAGGGCCGAGGTCCAGGGGTGGTTTGCGACGCCGGTGGAACGCAGCAATCCGCCGCGGAACGAGCTCGCCATCAAGCTGGCGCTCGCGGTCACTCTGCCCGGAGTGGACGTGGCAGCCATCATTCAGGCCCAGCGCGCCGCGTCCATGCGCGCACTGCAGGACTACACCAAGTCCCGTCGTGATACCGCCGCCAACCAGCGGGCCGCGGACACGGCCTGGCTGCTGGTGCTGGACTCGCTGATCTTCCAGACAGAGGCTGAGATCCGCTGGCTGGACTTGTGCGAGGCCAGGATGGTGCAGCTTACGCAGGCCTCCGGGCCCCGCAGCCAGGCACGCAAAAACGGGGTCACTTCGGATGAGGCTGCCCCGCTCACAGCGGAGAACCGCCGGTGA
- a CDS encoding VOC family protein, with the protein MPTPEPTPGEPCWVDLMTTDANQAKQFYGELFGWDFQTGDQEKYGGYITAQKNGKTVAGIMQKQEDQAGMPDMWSTYLWSDDAAATAAAVSANGGQVYMEPMDVPEQGHMAFFGDASGAAIGVWQPREMRGYELVGEPGAPAWHELHTKDYAAAVKFYQEVFGWKTDVMSDTPEFRYTTLGAGRDAKAGIYDAAGDLPAEVPSNWVVYFAVEDADASIDKAVSLGATVIDGPDDTPHGRLATLTDPTGARFKLVADTGQGNAGDAGTGGQ; encoded by the coding sequence ATGCCTACGCCCGAACCCACGCCCGGCGAACCCTGCTGGGTCGACCTCATGACCACCGATGCCAACCAGGCTAAACAGTTCTATGGCGAACTGTTCGGCTGGGACTTCCAGACCGGAGACCAGGAAAAATATGGCGGCTACATCACCGCGCAGAAGAACGGCAAGACCGTCGCGGGCATCATGCAGAAGCAGGAGGACCAGGCGGGCATGCCGGACATGTGGTCCACCTACCTGTGGTCCGACGACGCCGCTGCCACGGCTGCCGCGGTCTCCGCCAACGGCGGCCAGGTGTATATGGAACCCATGGACGTCCCGGAGCAGGGCCACATGGCGTTCTTCGGTGATGCGTCCGGAGCCGCGATTGGTGTGTGGCAGCCGCGGGAGATGCGCGGTTACGAGCTTGTCGGCGAGCCGGGCGCCCCGGCCTGGCACGAGCTTCACACCAAGGACTATGCCGCCGCGGTGAAGTTCTATCAGGAAGTGTTCGGCTGGAAGACCGACGTCATGAGCGACACCCCAGAGTTCCGCTACACGACGTTGGGCGCCGGCCGGGACGCCAAAGCCGGAATCTACGACGCCGCAGGCGACCTTCCTGCCGAAGTCCCCTCCAACTGGGTCGTCTACTTCGCCGTCGAGGATGCTGACGCATCCATCGACAAGGCCGTCAGCCTGGGCGCGACAGTAATTGACGGACCGGATGACACCCCCCACGGTCGGCTAGCCACCCTGACGGACCCCACCGGGGCCAGGTTCAAACTGGTGGCCGACACGGGCCAGGGCAATGCCGGCGATGCCGGAACCGGCGGACAGTAA
- a CDS encoding FtsX-like permease family protein, whose protein sequence is MALDVGPATHGRRHSFRLALRMARRDISRHRGRSLLIIVLILLPVAGMTGAAALAQSMQETPAERVQYQLGSTQARFRNMHASNAETVQDPVLETATMTRNFTADPDFTPRNPRDAIPAGYEVLTETQLTLTVRAGASRTGASQTSASQGGASDVPVMAKAVDALNPAFTGKYTLLDGRPAAADDEILVSPGALERFGIRLGDRLTTADGTFAVVGTLRDATYSDGNPILFLRPGQAAMGSPAAPGNPLGETMYYLVGPKPVQWDQIRDLNRDGIAVLSRAVALDPPVPSGAATGSEAMPGAGYVAGVLIGTLALLEVGLLAGAAFAVGAKRQVRELALLAASGAEAPTVRAVVTAAGLWLGAIAVAAGAVLGAGGAAAVVAVARHLGSVRFPGFHLDMLPTVAAMAMGLLACFLAAVVPARQVARQAVLGALKTGRAPAVSGPWPARVGALLLVAAVTCLAAGRTLGMTGDLDAIAARTPAGGGVAHRRRGPGGGGPGAAHRDVRENPDRTHRLAAAAAADGRP, encoded by the coding sequence ATGGCCCTTGATGTTGGGCCCGCGACGCACGGCCGCCGGCACAGTTTCCGCCTTGCCCTCCGGATGGCGCGCCGGGACATCAGCCGGCACCGCGGCCGCTCCCTGCTGATCATCGTCCTGATCCTGCTGCCCGTCGCCGGAATGACCGGCGCCGCGGCACTGGCGCAAAGCATGCAGGAAACCCCGGCGGAACGGGTGCAGTACCAGCTGGGCAGCACGCAGGCGCGGTTCCGCAACATGCACGCCTCCAACGCCGAGACGGTGCAGGATCCCGTGCTTGAGACGGCAACCATGACGCGGAACTTCACCGCCGATCCGGACTTCACGCCGCGGAATCCGCGGGATGCCATTCCCGCCGGCTACGAAGTTCTCACCGAAACCCAGCTGACGCTTACCGTCCGTGCCGGTGCGTCCCGGACCGGTGCGTCCCAGACCAGTGCGTCCCAGGGCGGGGCGTCCGATGTCCCGGTGATGGCCAAGGCCGTCGACGCCCTGAACCCCGCCTTCACCGGCAAATACACGCTTTTGGACGGCAGGCCCGCCGCCGCTGACGACGAAATCCTCGTCTCACCAGGGGCGCTGGAACGGTTCGGGATCCGTCTCGGGGACAGGCTTACGACGGCGGACGGTACCTTCGCCGTCGTCGGCACCCTCCGGGATGCCACCTACTCGGACGGCAACCCCATCCTGTTCCTCAGGCCCGGACAGGCCGCGATGGGCAGCCCGGCCGCTCCGGGGAATCCGCTCGGCGAAACGATGTACTACCTCGTGGGGCCAAAACCCGTCCAATGGGACCAGATCCGTGACCTGAACAGGGACGGCATCGCGGTGCTGTCCCGCGCCGTGGCACTCGACCCGCCGGTCCCGTCGGGCGCAGCCACCGGCTCCGAAGCCATGCCCGGCGCCGGCTACGTCGCCGGCGTGCTGATCGGGACACTTGCCCTGCTCGAAGTGGGGCTCCTGGCCGGGGCAGCCTTTGCCGTGGGCGCCAAGCGGCAGGTCCGCGAGCTCGCGCTGCTGGCCGCCAGCGGCGCCGAAGCACCCACAGTCCGGGCGGTGGTGACCGCCGCCGGGCTGTGGCTTGGGGCCATCGCGGTGGCCGCCGGCGCCGTGCTGGGTGCCGGCGGTGCCGCCGCAGTGGTGGCGGTAGCCAGGCACCTGGGTTCCGTCCGCTTTCCCGGCTTCCACCTGGACATGCTGCCCACCGTTGCAGCCATGGCCATGGGCCTGCTGGCATGTTTCCTGGCCGCGGTGGTTCCGGCACGGCAGGTTGCGCGGCAGGCGGTGCTTGGGGCCTTGAAGACGGGCCGCGCACCGGCTGTTTCCGGTCCCTGGCCGGCGCGGGTGGGAGCCCTGCTGCTGGTTGCGGCCGTCACCTGCCTCGCGGCCGGGCGAACGCTGGGGATGACAGGTGACCTGGACGCCATCGCGGCCCGGACCCCCGCTGGTGGCGGCGTTGCTCACCGCCGGCGCGGTCCTGGCGGTGGCGGCCCTGGTGCTGCTCACCGGGACGTTCGTGAAAATCCTGACCGCACGCACCGCCTGGCTGCCGCTGCCGCTGCGGATGGCCGCCCGTGA